The Bacteroidales bacterium genome contains a region encoding:
- the traM gene encoding conjugative transposon protein TraM, whose product MLEEDTKIKNQSSVVFFLLEDLSIDGKVFKKNAILYGKASESGNVFDINIYQIMNTDGLVSSVNSLIVFDEKYSGGFL is encoded by the coding sequence ATGCTGGAAGAAGACACCAAAATAAAAAACCAATCATCGGTTGTTTTTTTCCTTCTTGAGGATCTCTCGATAGACGGAAAGGTTTTTAAGAAAAACGCCATCCTTTATGGGAAAGCTTCAGAATCTGGAAATGTTTTCGATATAAATATTTACCAGATAATGAATACTGATGGCTTGGTTTCCTCGGTAAATAGTTTAATTGTTTTCGATGAAAAATATTCCGGGGGCTTCCTATGA